In Clostridium sp. DL-VIII, the following proteins share a genomic window:
- a CDS encoding aromatic acid exporter family protein — translation MIKYLQSKVFKMALSATVAIMISNYIGLQFGVTSGIIAILTIQDTKKEALLIGGRRVITAAIAILLSFVLYILLGNNPIVFGLFLIIFISTTQLLKMSEGMVPGAVLSTHLLTSTNINASWIINEAQLTIIGIGVAMLFNLYAASLEDEFEKNKLRIEDCYRAILSDMAVSLVTQAVPVYEREILLEVEKLIKKSKDIARTINNNHLFKKNDYYLNYIEMRIIQLDTMKRMKKHFSRFYMTYGQTKILSDFTNNVAMNLHENNDCIELINKLNLLRKDYADMELPKNRNEFENRALLFQFLNDLEDFLIVKKKFKESIHYR, via the coding sequence ATGATTAAATATTTACAGTCGAAGGTTTTCAAAATGGCTTTGTCAGCTACAGTAGCAATAATGATATCAAATTATATTGGTTTACAGTTTGGTGTAACCTCGGGTATAATTGCAATCCTTACTATTCAGGATACTAAGAAGGAAGCATTGCTAATCGGAGGCAGAAGAGTAATCACAGCTGCAATAGCTATACTTTTATCTTTTGTATTATACATCTTGCTTGGTAATAATCCTATTGTATTTGGACTGTTTTTGATAATTTTTATATCAACTACTCAGCTTCTAAAAATGAGCGAAGGCATGGTTCCTGGAGCAGTACTTTCAACTCATCTTTTAACAAGTACAAATATAAATGCTTCATGGATAATAAATGAAGCACAATTAACTATAATAGGAATTGGTGTTGCAATGTTATTTAATTTATATGCAGCTTCTTTAGAAGATGAGTTTGAAAAGAATAAGTTAAGAATAGAAGATTGTTATAGAGCTATATTATCAGACATGGCAGTAAGCTTGGTAACTCAAGCTGTACCAGTTTATGAACGAGAAATATTATTGGAAGTCGAGAAACTTATTAAAAAGTCTAAAGATATAGCGCGGACAATAAATAATAATCATTTATTTAAGAAAAACGATTATTATCTAAATTATATAGAGATGAGAATAATACAATTGGATACAATGAAAAGAATGAAAAAGCATTTCTCAAGATTTTATATGACTTATGGTCAAACTAAAATATTATCGGACTTCACCAATAATGTTGCAATGAATCTTCATGAGAATAATGATTGTATTGAACTTATTAATAAATTAAATTTACTTAGAAAAGATTATGCAGATATGGAACTGCCTAAAAATAGAAACGAATTTGAAAACAGAGCCTTATTGTTTCAGTTTTTAAATGATTTAGAAGACTTCTTAATTGTAAAGAAAAAATTTAA
- a CDS encoding MATE family efflux transporter: protein MRKKRIGEWKILITDMTKGNISKHLIKFAVPLVLANLFQLTYNAADSIIVGRFVGTEALAAVGTANPIMNIIIFFIIGICMGASVLMSEYFGANDIKKFKREVSTTMIAGLIFTSIVIILGIIFIEPILKLIQAPQEIIPDAAAYLRIIFLGLIFTFLYNAFASILRSIGDSKSPLIFLAISAVLNVVMDIIFVVYFNMGVIGSGIATATAEMFSSLFCIIYIYKKVPLLHFSKNEIILDKNLLKITINYSWVTAMQQTCLYVGKVLVQAAVNPLGVDAIATFNAVNRVDDFAFTPQQSISSAMTTFLAQNRGGEKHHRIKEGLWTGLKLEMLFWCILVLSVYFGANNLMNLFVPNEGSKVIELGATYLHLMAFFYILPAWTNGIQGYFRGMGDLKVTLRSTFVQMVGRVLFAYLLAPRFGIVGIALSCLGGWIIMLSYEVPILIKHRKEHAKFIKNLT, encoded by the coding sequence ATACGTAAGAAGAGGATTGGGGAGTGGAAAATATTGATTACAGACATGACAAAAGGGAATATATCAAAACATTTAATTAAATTTGCAGTTCCTTTGGTATTAGCAAATTTATTTCAATTAACTTATAATGCAGCAGATTCAATTATTGTAGGAAGATTTGTAGGCACAGAAGCTTTAGCAGCTGTTGGTACAGCAAATCCTATAATGAACATCATAATATTCTTTATTATAGGAATTTGTATGGGAGCTTCAGTACTTATGAGTGAATATTTTGGAGCTAATGATATAAAAAAATTCAAGAGAGAAGTTTCAACTACTATGATAGCCGGACTTATATTTACTTCAATTGTAATTATATTAGGCATAATATTTATTGAACCAATATTAAAGTTAATACAAGCTCCACAAGAAATAATACCAGATGCTGCAGCTTATTTAAGGATTATATTTTTGGGACTGATTTTTACATTTTTATATAATGCATTTGCTTCAATTTTACGTAGCATAGGTGATTCAAAATCGCCATTAATTTTTTTAGCTATTTCAGCAGTATTAAATGTGGTAATGGATATTATATTCGTAGTTTATTTTAATATGGGGGTTATCGGTTCAGGAATTGCAACTGCAACAGCTGAAATGTTCTCCAGCCTTTTTTGTATTATTTATATTTATAAAAAGGTGCCATTATTGCATTTCTCAAAAAATGAAATTATATTAGATAAAAATTTATTAAAAATCACTATAAATTATAGCTGGGTCACAGCAATGCAGCAAACTTGCTTGTATGTGGGAAAAGTTCTTGTTCAAGCTGCCGTTAATCCTCTAGGTGTGGATGCAATTGCAACCTTCAATGCAGTTAACAGAGTAGATGATTTTGCGTTTACACCACAACAAAGTATTAGCAGTGCTATGACTACATTTTTAGCCCAAAATAGAGGTGGTGAAAAACATCATCGGATAAAGGAAGGGCTTTGGACAGGATTAAAACTTGAAATGTTATTTTGGTGCATACTCGTCTTGTCAGTATACTTTGGAGCAAATAACTTGATGAACTTATTTGTCCCAAATGAAGGATCAAAAGTTATAGAGTTAGGAGCGACATATCTTCATTTAATGGCATTTTTTTATATACTTCCAGCATGGACAAATGGAATACAAGGATACTTTAGAGGAATGGGAGATTTAAAGGTTACTTTAAGATCTACTTTTGTTCAAATGGTTGGAAGAGTATTATTTGCTTATTTACTTGCTCCGAGGTTTGGTATAGTTGGTATTGCTTTAAGCTGTCTAGGAGGATGGATTATAATGCTTTCTTATGAAGTTCCAATACTTATAAAGCATAGAAAAGAACATGCTAAGTTTATAAAAAATTTAACATAA